The Halorhabdus sp. BNX81 genome includes a region encoding these proteins:
- a CDS encoding glycosyltransferase, which translates to MADDHPPFSVLLPTYAGDDAGELSVALESCFDQPLVPEEVLVVADGSLTDALESTLSTWQDRYPNVCRRYSLPENSGLGNALREGVKACRNDLIARADADDINVAGRFERQVTYLTEHPDIDIVGGYIAEFECDPDDPVTVREVPTDHDSIRRKARFRSPMNHGTVCFRRQAVLEAGNYRPVVRMEDYDLWVRMLLSGASFANLPAVLVKVRAGPAMAARRGGLEYARAEVRRQIEFYRRGFTSLPVFLFNLATRTVFRFLPNAVRSAIYRHVARRDADG; encoded by the coding sequence ATGGCAGATGACCACCCTCCGTTTTCAGTTCTCCTACCGACCTACGCCGGCGACGACGCCGGAGAGCTCTCGGTCGCGCTTGAGAGTTGCTTCGACCAACCCCTCGTTCCCGAGGAGGTACTCGTCGTTGCGGACGGCTCCCTCACCGATGCACTCGAATCCACGCTTTCGACCTGGCAAGACCGCTATCCCAACGTTTGCCGACGTTATTCCCTTCCCGAGAACAGTGGCCTTGGAAATGCCCTCCGGGAGGGCGTCAAAGCCTGTCGTAACGATCTAATCGCCCGTGCCGACGCCGACGATATCAACGTTGCCGGCCGGTTCGAACGCCAGGTGACCTACCTAACGGAACACCCAGATATCGACATCGTAGGGGGCTATATCGCGGAGTTCGAGTGCGATCCCGACGATCCGGTGACTGTCAGAGAGGTACCGACCGATCACGACTCGATTCGCCGGAAGGCTCGCTTTCGCAGTCCAATGAACCACGGGACCGTTTGCTTTCGCCGCCAGGCCGTTCTCGAGGCGGGTAATTACCGGCCTGTCGTGCGGATGGAAGATTACGACCTCTGGGTCCGAATGCTCCTCTCGGGTGCGTCGTTCGCGAACCTCCCGGCGGTACTGGTGAAGGTTCGGGCCGGGCCGGCGATGGCTGCACGACGAGGGGGTCTCGAGTACGCTCGCGCCGAAGTTAGACGTCAAATCGAATTCTATCGACGCGGGTTCACGAGTCTGCCGGTCTTCCTGTTCAACCTTGCTACCAGGACTGTCTTTCGATTCTTGCCGAACGCCGTCCGGTCCGCGATCTATCGCCATGTCGCTAGACGAGACGCTGATGGCTGA